One Antedon mediterranea chromosome 1, ecAntMedi1.1, whole genome shotgun sequence genomic window, GGAGCAGAAGTATGGGTTGGTGCAAGCATTCGAACTCTAAGCTCAGCATTGGAGATTTCAATAAAGATAACCGCGACGACATCATGTGCAGCGACACAAATGGTCCTTACTGGATAGCATTCTCTCTGTACAACGGTTCGTTTTCATCAACTAAAAGCTGGACCCGTAAACAAAACTGGTGTACATCTGGCAATGATGTGTTAGTTTCAGATGTGAATGGAGATGGTGGGGATGATCTGATGTGCCATAATGAAGCCGACGGCATCAAGTACATATCGATCAACCATAAGGCATAAAGCAAATTCCTCTCAATATTACAGATAACTATTCACCTAAAATGATTCATTTTCTACTGAACCTaaattcaaaatcaattaaCTTATTTACATAAACGTTAACGGAATAATACAATCAACGAAACAaaatttcattaattatttgtcGTCGATAACCtaaataaaaatcatataagaaataatacaatactgtaaacgtattatacaaaataattaattgtatatTAAGCTACTGTACTTTGAAATTTACTTAagcttattaatattaataggcctaatgcccgggttgataataataaaaaaacatttttgcaaATTCAACATTGTATACTGTTGTTTTATGGTATGTTTTCAGAATGATGGTGTAGGCGCCCTCTACAAAGTTTTTTAGTAAAGCTGTGCAATACCAAAGAACCTTTTACATAATGATATAGACTCCCTGTCTCACCAGAAAGTATGTGGAACATCCCGTAATTATTAGCATAGAGACTTCCTGGCTCACCAGAAAGTATGTGGAACCTCCCGGAATTATTAACATTATCTTCTGAAATTGAACGTTCAATATGGCACTCACGTGAATATGGGCAAATAGCTTAAAAGACCACGAGAAATGGGAAGTGATAAGCCTGTTACAGCGTGATGatcacattaaaaaaacttaactctaaattcaaatttattagaTAGAAACATACCCATCTGTGACACTGAGATGTATATGTAAATAATGACACAactcaaaacaaatatttacggAACTATAGAAAATGAACAGGAACGGCACATAGACCTACGAATGTTTAATTGAATCAATGTAATGGTTATACAATCATTTCTTCATATAGCAGTGCATCGTCTTATGCCGATACGCCCTTAGTATAAGCCCAATGCTGAAGAAATCCAGTAGTCTTGTACTTTATATAATCACcacttaggcctatatcaataaCCACTTGTAAAATAAAACACTTAGAAAAGTGAAGTACTTCAAGTTACTCCTATCGGGTGTCTGACTTTTTAGAATAGCAACTATTCAGTGATTCAGTTGTGTCAAGTCGTAcgtcatatttaaaaaaaatccatatataaacataattctttGCATTGAAATGTGCGGAGATATAACTCAgattaaacattattaacaaTACAATGTGTATTCAAGGTCTCCAGAGGGACAACGACAAGCGACTATGAGATTGTTCTAAGGCGTCTCATGTTGCTATGGCAACTTCTCTCATTCACATGTTTGTTAAAATCCCTGGTTATAAAGAGGCGGGATAAAGACAGATCGTGCTGCCATAAACTGAGCGGAAAACACTGTGTATTTAAACTGTAAACGCACCACATGAAACAAAGTGTATTTAGCAATACGGTACCAAAATGTAGGACGAACGATATAATTTGTCACGTAAGCGTATCTTGTCATGTATAGTTGAATACACTCCGTCACTGCATTACAATTAAATCAACTAGTTCGCTAGAAAACCAAATATACATGTTAATTTAGGATTAGAAATTAATATGTTAAGTCAAGGTTTTGTTCGGGATAAACTGTGATGATCGTAACAAGGTAAGGAAATTTAGCTAAATATTCAATGGTAAATTTCTCAATATTTTGGGACATGCCACAAGTCGGTAAATAAAATTTAAGGGGGAAACAtcgaatttttttttattgaaattcgGTACCAGCTACAGTAATTTATGGATGGAAACTGATCAACCGTTTGTTAGACTATTATGGAACGCTATCAACTGTGTTAATATATTACAATTGTATTATGCCTTATTACGAATATTTAGGTTATGATAGCAGTGCGATTATTCGGTTTATCTAAGTAAAATGTTGGATCTTCGCAACAGCCCGTGTAAGATTGACATGAATCGCGATGGTGATATTGACGTATTGTACATGCAGTGAAGAAAGCAGCTGAATCGGTTTCCGCTTTAAACACATATTACAGGTGCAATAGTACGTTACTTGTAATATTCCATATGAGGAAACCAACtagtaaattattataataaaacgtTTTGCATCAATTCATAGACCTTCATCCATAGCAACCAAATCCGGAACAATATATGTTTAGTTGAAACGGACACGCTCTGTTAATATTTTGTCCTAATGTATTCTTTCTTTTACAACAGAAATATACCATTGGTTTGTATGGTAGCTTAAAGTATTAAACCATGGAATAACGTATTATACGTTATACGAAGTACAGTAGAAGGTTAGCAACAGCTAAATTCGAAATCATTCGACGAACTtggatatacagtactgtatataacaatAATCACAAGGTACGTAATTAACGCAATACATCTGACTACTGTAAAAACTAAATAACGTAGTTCTTACTACTACAGGAACAGCAGCACTTCCTTTAAGCGAATTGTATTTCAATTTTACTCTTTCTTAATAAAATGTGTAATAAAGTGTACAGAACTAATCTAATAGCAAATAATGTAACATCCTGGAAAGGTAACACTTTTCTGAGCTTACCGTTTAAACGCGGTCACTCTTGACATTAATATAGGTCTACCTATCCGTGTGTATATTActgtacatgtttttttttcttttagaaagTGGCCGTACTAAACACCAATCTTTAGATGAATACTAAAACAGAAGACCTATTTACTGTTCAATGCGTATTGAAACAATGAACAAATGGATCTATACTTTACAAACCAAAGTCGGTGGACCTTTAATAGGCAAGATTGATTGTCACCATACCTCACAGAAAGGACATATTCCCGACAAAATGAACCGACAAACAATGAAAGCTGACAAGATAGACAACGCGTTGACAATCACATCATCAACGCGTAAAGAACGCAAACTTCGTCGCAACATGACAGAACCAACGGTATTACCGTCCATTCATTCCAGTAAGATAAACTCAGAGGCTGTCTATCTTGGTGAATTACTTGAAAAGAACAGTAATGAACAGCAACCACTCCAAATTGCTACGAGTCTTGAACTATCAAGTCGATCTTTACCGACGTTATCAGACATGCAACATCAACACGCATCGACTTTTGATCTTCCACAATTTCCTAAGCGTACACTTCCAATACCAAAAACACACCGTAAATTAGCTCCGATAAATCGGAAACGCTCGGGTAGTTTACATAATGATAGTACAGACGGAAAAATATCAGGTAATAATGTTTTAGAAAGTCGTCCTATTGTACTGACAAAAAGACGGGAAGAAACTGGAAAGAAACTGCTTGGACCAATAGATAAGAAAGAGGAATTTCGGAGATTTCATTTATCTTTACAAGCCGACCACTTGCCAGACACTGTTCCTCCCAACACAGCAGCAAATAAGCCAACACCAAAACACGATTTTACCGAACAAACCGACCCTACAAACATCAAATCAACTACGTTGCATAGAAATACAAATGATGATATAAATCAAAGATTAGATTGTTCTACACATTTACAAAATCGTAGGAGAAGTTCAGACGATAAAGGAAATTATAAgccatataatataatttatagaatGCCAACTGTTGAAAGAAAGCGAGTAGAGGATTGGTTAGAAGACTGCTTAATTGCCAGAAATAACCAATCAGATGATGAATTTATTGAAACAGTTAGTCAGACGAATAATGTATCTAGCAGCACTACAAATGGAAATTATCCTAATTTAGATATAGAACATAAGACAACGAATTATGATTCGGCATGATGACAACGTACGAGAATATTTACAGTAGTAACGTGATCATATTAagacaattgaaaaaaaaaacaatagttcTTGGAAATACAATACTACGTAAAACTATAAGCTAAGCAAAACATCATAATGCTAAAGGCAATATGTATTGccctttaagcgtggttcccactagcgacgcaacacagggacgtaacgcaacgcaagtgaaattgaccaatcacaatcgatggcttattcgcttgtgattgctaactgtctataacttcgcttgtcattggttaaaacgcttgcgttgcgtttacgtccttgcgttacgttctagtgggaaccaagcttaacggTGACAacgaaataataaatatacatacaaaGCAGACAACGTTGCAATCATCACATCAGGAAAGCCAAACAATACCAGTAGAAGTAAACACGCGAAACACCGacataaaaaaaagaacaatacaTTACCAATCAACAACAACTCATTGACAATCGAAACGTCCTAACAGCAGCATACAACATCATCATAAAACCACGCCAACATCAACAGAATTAAACAAAACCACACCGGCAACACAACATCGAAATCAGAGTCTTACGAAACGAAGAAGATTTAATTAAACATCGCCAACAACATCACATCAAAGCCGAAAAGAGCACAGCAGTAGGAGATCATCGAAAATGGTATTCAACACCAATGGCACTACCTGCACAACGTCGATCACAACAAACTACAAATAACTCcaacaattattttcattactagtaatatcaatataatttattagttttcgtattattatataaaatcagAAGGgtgaaaataaattgtaatttaaatatatcaaCAATGTCgatgttttatttcaatgtcACTGTACTTAATATGTGTAATACAAACTATTTGGTAAAGCAAAACGTATATCAATGAGCAGAAGAAAGTTTAATCTATCTTTGCTGAAATTACGTTTTCCTAGATAATACGTGTATGCAGTAATGTGGTTTACACTGCTGCTACAATGTAGACCTACTGTATGTGGAAAAACTGCTTCAGCTTCATAactatttttcaaaaacatttagTATAACAGGGTACTGTACTAACGTTACGCAACTATAGTATCAGTATTGTAGTAGGTACAAAAATGTGTTGTGATGTGTTTTATAgcaagatattttttttatttcatccaacagcgagcacaaactcgcaaattacaggatggataaaccattttcataatttaccgtgcttataaactaagtctcatttgagggttagggagtggagttgaaagagtcatgagttacaaccctggctaGGTCAAGATTGAACCTCGACAATAGGTCAGGACtgaaccccggaccttgggattggaaggcaagcacattaaccaccacgctacagctccactacaaagTAAAGTTCTCTGAAAGTTTATTGTCTGGTCAAAATGGTGACTCACAATGACATTCATATTGTTTGTACAGTATCAGCAACATGCCTTTTCCAATGGCAGTACTATGGTCAATGTGTTGATTTCCAATTAGGCTGCCGTAGTACTGTATGGTAAAAATGCTAATTTCAATCTGCAGTAAGCAGTACCTGGTCAAAATGCTGATGTCCAATCAAGAAGTCTTAGTACAGGTTAACAAgaattcaataaattatagtggttaacaatttaaatttttaatcaGTGTCATACAGGTAGGAAGTTACTAAAAATACAGTGGACTGGTTTCCAACAACACTTTACCATGTAGAGTAAAAAGTGGCCAATTCCAAATTTATGATGATGAAGGACAATACTTATGGTAAAAATGCTAATTTCCAATGACACTTTTGCAGTTTGTATTCCAAATgacagtgttgtagtatgataAAAATTCGACAACAGTACCTTAGTACGGTAATGATAGTCAAAATGCTGCTTCCAACAACAGGCCTACTGTAAGACTGGATGGTTAAAATGCCGATTTCCAAAGACAGTACCATATACTGTTTAGTTGAAATTCCAGTAACCAACAACAGTACCGTAGTACTGTATGGTTGAAATTCCGGTTTCCAACAACAGTACAATTAGTACTGTATGGTTGAAATTCCGGTTTCCAACAACAGTACACTTAGTACTGAATGGTTGAAATTCCCGTTTCCAACAACAGTACCATAGTACTGTATGGTTGAAATTTCGGTTTCCAAAAACAGTACCGTACAGAAGTGTTATAAATGATTGCAATGCCGATTTCATATTAAAGTACTTAGTATCCATGGTCGAAATGCTGACCCAACAACAGTACTTCGGTAATGAATTCAAAATCTTTTTTCCAAAAACCAGTACCATACTGTATGGCTGAAATACAAGTTTCCAATAGTTAACAGTACCGTAGTACTGGTTAAAATGCTGATCTCcaaaaaaagtacagtatactgtatgaaaTGTGGGTTTCCAGCAACACTGTAATTGTTGAAATTCCGTTTTTCAGCAACAGTACTGTTTAGTTAGTTTGGTTGATTtccaacaaaaaaacatcttaGTAATTGTCGAAAAGCCAATAGCAATGACATGCGGTATGGTCGAAATGGCCGTCTCGTAGAATTGACAAAATCCCGAACGAATGACAGGCTTGTAGTGCAGTAAAAAAACCAATGACAGTATCGTAGTATTGTCAAAATGCCAAATTATAACAACGGTATCGTACAATGGTCAAAATGCCAAATTCCAACAACAATACGCGTAGTACTGTATGATCCAAATTTTGATTTCAATCTACTATACTGTATGGCCGGAATAGCAATTTTCCAAGACactgttttttaaaaacacaaattagaaAAGTATAATATTGCAGAATATTGCTAAACCATGATTCTTCAAATCAGGCATGGTGAAAAACTTTCACAATACTGTAACACTTCCACAATGGTAGGTCCACAAAATTGCAACACTACCACAACTTGGTAATATCCACAATATGGTAAAATCCGAAAGGAAATTTCAATCTCTCCATCTATGTCCACATTCATTGCTgcaacatttataaaatgtcGTCATTGGTTCATCAGCTGATCTTGTCTGAATTTGCATAAAAAAGGCACGAGGATGTTCACATTTTGGACATTTTTCTACagtaaagaagaaaaatataataattgtattaaaatatgtttttcttaaatttaatttagtaaAAATCTACTTTACATTTATTCCTTCATTATAAGCTAAGCTCGACtcctttcaattcaatttcttttatttcggaaatatcatccatgttaataaacttatataaacagaaaaagaaaaatcgttaactctaaacttaagtatatagaatgcttctccatctacaatacattttgaagTGTTATGGAGCATCtttgcaaacacaagcaacaaggaTGTTACCACTATTCAACATACGTTGCATGAAACCATAGGTAGATTTCCGCATGTACAATACTTATTAAAGGAAGAGACACTATGTTCAATAAACATTGCACTGGCACTACTACCTCTAAGAGACTTTAAGTATATGGCGCAGAGCATTATTGTATCATACATTAAGACTAAGAGATCAAATATTCTTCATACGATAGTTACACCAAAAGAAAGTTACAAAGGCCATTTCTAAAAATGGGACCTTATAATAAAGTTTCTCTTTTCGTAAATTCTTTCTCAAACAAAATTGATCTGTTTAGAATTAAATGAAGTAAAGTTTTTACTTCccttaatttataaaatgtaaaaaaaataattaagtcAATGTcgctataaaaaaaattcatttcttatTTATCAATAGTATGGGAAACATTGTGAAGAGGCGATCTTTCAAAGCAGAATTATCGTAATTACTAACTGGCAATTTTTATTTGCAATAGAAATGTGTCATCGttatttaatactgtaataattgattttatagCAAGTGGCAAAATATCTTCACTTGCCAGTATCACTGTCTATGCTATTATTAAAATGGCACAACAAGAAACTATTTctgtatagtacagtactgcaGTAGCAATTAACAAGATTCattttacattaataataataattatcaaacaCTAATTATATTACACTATTATTATAGCCTTTTATACCCTAACAATAATCATAACTCTATTGCTgcataccgtaaaacctcgaaaagaagcccatgggcttattctttttttagtgctctggggtgggcttcttttcgagatgggatttttttcgagatgggcttcttttcgagattacttttgcaaactgtagagggggcttcttttcgaaatgaatgctgtaaattttgGGAATTTCTACTACAATAATATATGACTTTTGATACCTTTTTTCAACcatgaaattatgtttaatataccaattaaaaaacaatataaaaagcaaaaaaaagtCCTATGATTCACCGTCAAATACAATCATTTCGTTATCATCGTTGTCATCATCCACAATGGAATATTCAAGAGTGTCGTCTGTTGATGATGGCATCTCATATACTTCTTTGTTTTCAGAACCATCAAGGGCTACATTTATCTCACACTTTCTGAACGACCGAATTTGCAGCGATGGATTTGTGTTCATCATGGACCAGGCATTGCCAACCCACTTTGTTATAAGAATTCACCTATCGCTTGCGCATATCTTACCCATCACATaatcatcaattattattacaatacaaaGCAGACAAGAAAAAGATACAAGATGCGATCAAAGCACCATTTTGACGAcaataaactgtaaaataaatgtatgataaACGCGAtcatacatattaattattatcatcagtctGCATCACAAGTATCTGGCATTAAATTATCCTACTACTACAGTAACTCTTCATCGcgtgtttgtattgtttatttctgtTCCTTTGACGTTCAGTTAATAAACCTATGTATTCTTAATATTATAGtagtctatctcgaaaagaagcccatactatcttgaaaagaagcccaggggGCTTaatttcgagatgggcttcttttcgagagtacttttgcaaactgtagagaggggcttcttttcgagatgggcttgcTTTTCTAAAATACTAGAACGCATTATCTATGACAGACTTTATCATTTCTTCTCTACCCATAACATTCTTCAAAACAACCAGTATGGCTTCCGCTTACAACACTCCACTGATCTCGCACTTCTTGACATCCAAAATAAAATTTCTGTCGCACTATCAAATAAACATCACACCATTGGCCTATTCCTCGACCTATCCAAAGCTTTTGACACTATTGACCATTCAATCCTCTTATCTAAACTTAACCACTATGGCATCCGTGGAATTTCTTTATCCCTAATTACTAACTACCTTCAAGACAGAATGCAATTCACTTCTTTTAATTCTCACTCCTCTGACATCCTTCCTGTTAAATGTGGCGTTCCTCAAGGTTCTATTCTTGGTCCCCTTCTCTTCCTAATCTACATAAATGATCTGATTTATGCCTCAAACTATTTCTCTTATGTTCTATTTGCAGATGACACTAATATCTTTCTCTCCAGCCCAGATCCTAACACTTTAATTCAAACTTTCAACCGAGAAATCCGAAACGTTTCAAACTGGTTTAAAATCAACAAGCTTTCACTAAACATcagcaaaacaaattacattcACTTTTCcggaaataaaaacaataatgctacaaatacaaatatctaTATCGATAATATACCCATCAAACCAGTCGACCACACCCATTTTCTTGGtgtaattattgataataaactgAACTGGAATCTCCATATTAATAACATATCAAACAAAATTTCAAGAACTATTGGCATactaaataaacttaaattcaCTCTTCCGTCTAACATccttttttctttatataatacTCTAATACTTCCACATCTCTCTTACTGCAACATTGCATGGGCAGCCACAAACTCAAAACATCGAACTCTCTGTCCATGGACCAGCACGGAAACAACCAAAATAGACAAACTTTTCAAACTCCAAAAAAAGGCCCTTCGCATTTGCACTCTCTCAAAATACCCTCCCACTCTAAACCTCTTTTTCACACCCTAAATACCCTAAACATTTTTGACATTAATAAATTGCAAACTGCCCTCTTCATGTTTAGGTACTCAAATAACAAACTACCATCCACTTTCAACGGTTTCTTCAATAAAAATAACGAACTACACAAATATAACACTAGGAACGCAAACAACTACATTTCCAAAAACTATAGCAGTAAGCAAATACTTAACTCTATACTACATACCGGTCCCCTACTCTGGAACTCTCTTAATCCGTCAATAACTAAtagcaaaacaaataatactctaaaaataaactacaaatcttatctaatatcaaaatataaagtaaattaattattttgatcatattaataacttataattaaatttaattaggcaACTCATATAAATTCAGTTTGTCCTTCCTGTCGTCCTTGTCGTGTTTGTATCGTCGTACATGTCCGTCCCTGTCTGTCAGTAGCGTACCTTCActttgcttattattattatttttaacttttttattctttctggtGGATCCAGGCTTAAAGCCCCATGGGGTTTAAATGGTATTCTCCAGGCATAATGCAACTATTTTTTACTTAATTTCCAACCACTtgtatcttttatattttgtatatgtttgcattatgtgaataaatttgaacttgaacttgaacttcttttcgaggtttaagcccatgggcttcttttctaGGTTTTACGGTATGTCATGTTTAAGACGAAATAGAATTAAATGCATTAAATTATTCAGCTTCCATATATACCTGCTGTTGAGTCCACGTTTTCCCACGCTGAAGCTCCTCCCAGCACATCATCTAGTTCTTTTAATTTTGGATAAACTTTACAAGAAACCTGAAGAAAAAAACGAAAATTGGACTAAGTATATTAGGCCTAGTGTGGTTATTgtgattgtttaaaatattcaGCAATCAATTTTAACAGAATGTTTTCTTTTCAACGAGTGAGTTCTCTGAGCTGTACCATGTATGAGTCAGGTATTAGTCACAGACATTGGTATTCACCGGGCACCGCCGATAGTGATATACAAATCTAACTAATAGGCTAACTAAAGGTCTATGCGAGTAGGCTAGCAGTAGGCCTGGCTAACTAGATAAGATATCCTCTTTTTTATACTCTTTTTTTCTGTCTTACCTTTCTTGTAACATTTTGTATAAAAGGACATGTGTTACATGAAAACCGTAAGCATTGAGGACCTTCTTCTACGACAAGTACATTGCCACAGGTAGGACAAAAcctaaacattttaatgtatgtCGGGATAAATCCACACAGCCTAGGCCCTAGATCTGCTTTCCTAGCGTACTGTCAGATTAGTTTGCCGCCGCGGGATTAACGTGTGTAGGTACAATTTTAAGCTGTATGTTTACACGTGTGTGCAATCATGCATGTCATTCGCCTTTATtattggtggcgctgtttatCAACATGTTTCGGGTAAACAACAACAACCAACCAACTAAcatttactaggcctaggcctaagccaGTCTAAATTGTtctaaattttatttcatattttagtaATGAAGGTCAGTATTTTAAATAGAAGTTGCATAGAGCTAAGGCTTAAGCCCAGCCTAGCTTAGCTCTAGGCCTAACGATTACAAactatttaggcctagcctttgGCCCCCCAgctatttatataggcctaggaggcctggatgctagtcaagtcgccccatcgcaaagtcgccccatacaaagtcgccccatacacagtcgccccatcgcaaagtcgccccaaaacaaagtcgccctgacacagtcgccccattgcaaagtcgccccatcgcaaagtcgccccaacgcaaagtcgccccatcgcaaagtcgccccaacacaaagtcgccccaacacaaagtcgccccatcgcaaagtcgccccaaaacgttaaaaaatagtttaaaagtgcgtaaaatgtcgcaatgatacacaaaataacacggaacgtgtaggcataaaaggggaagccccgccatgtagtctcaggtcacatG contains:
- the LOC140048246 gene encoding uncharacterized protein, with translation MRIETMNKWIYTLQTKVGGPLIGKIDCHHTSQKGHIPDKMNRQTMKADKIDNALTITSSTRKERKLRRNMTEPTVLPSIHSSKINSEAVYLGELLEKNSNEQQPLQIATSLELSSRSLPTLSDMQHQHASTFDLPQFPKRTLPIPKTHRKLAPINRKRSGSLHNDSTDGKISGNNVLESRPIVLTKRREETGKKLLGPIDKKEEFRRFHLSLQADHLPDTVPPNTAANKPTPKHDFTEQTDPTNIKSTTLHRNTNDDINQRLDCSTHLQNRRRSSDDKGNYKPYNIIYRMPTVERKRVEDWLEDCLIARNNQSDDEFIETVSQTNNVSSSTTNGNYPNLDIEHKTTNYDSA
- the LOC140050114 gene encoding DNA-directed RNA polymerase III subunit RPC10-like; the encoded protein is MFRFCPTCGNVLVVEEGPQCLRFSCNTCPFIQNVTRKVSCKVYPKLKELDDVLGGASAWENVDSTAEKCPKCEHPRAFFMQIQTRSADEPMTTFYKCCSNECGHRWRD